Below is a window of Xylanivirga thermophila DNA.
AGTATTTAGGATGTAAAACAGTAGTTTCTATGATGAACGACATTTAAATAGTAAAAGTTGAGTATTATAAGAGAACTAAATGGAGGGGAGCATTATGGGCTTAGGAGACGCTTATAAAGGATATGAATATCAAGATCTATTGTCTGCATTATTTATTATAGAACAGTTATTATTAACTAATAATGCAAAATTTAAGATTGATAAAAAAGAAAGTAAAAATGATAAGTTTGATGATATAACAATTATATCTGCTAATGAAGTTTTCAAAAGGCAAATAAAATATAGTGAAGACAAAATTTTAAAAAAAGCAGATTTTTCATCTGCCAGTTATGATCTTGCACTGGACACATTATTTAAATCATGGAAAGAAACAGCAGGGTCAAAAAATATTGATTGCAGGCTTTGTTTAGCATGGGAGTATATAGAAGACAGCCAAGAATTAGATTTCCTTGAAGAAGTCGATTGTTATAATTTATATGAAGATAATAATGTAAAGTTTTTAAAAACTAATATTGATAAGATATGGATGAGAGGAGAATTACCTGCATCTACATGGAAGAGACTAAGAAGTCAAGCGAAAACTATTAATAGGGAAGAGTTTGCTTCATTTTTAAATAATCTTATTATTGAAGTGAACTTACCTAAAGCAAGTTATGATATATCTAATCCTGGTAAATTAGAGCGTTTAGTAATTTCTAAATTAAAAAAGTTTGGTGTGGGGAAATACCCTAATCATTTAAAAGAAGTCGATGATGTTTTATTAAGATTAACTCATATAATAAAAAGTTCTAGAGCAAGAGGAGAAGAATTAAATCTTAGCACAATAGTATATAGGTTAGGGTTAAAGTGTGATTTTGGAAATATACAGCAAAGTTTTGAGATCGATAATGATATAAATGTGGTTAATGAATCTAGATGTCAGGATTTTTATAAATTCATTTTAGCCAATCAAAAGACTATTTTGATTGGAGAGCCAGGTTCAGGAAAGTCTTGGTTTCTTCAAAATTTTATCAAATTTCTAGAAAGCCATAGTGTAAAAATAGTTCAGCATTATTGCTATACTAGTATGGATGATGTATATGAAAAAGAGAGGATTACAGTAAATGTTTTTTTAGCGAATCTAATAAATGATATTATTAGCGCATATCCTTATTTAGCGGAGTACAAGAACACAAAATTCGGCGTAGATGTAAAAGAACTGCAAATTTTGTTAGATATTGTGCAAGAAGAAGTAGTAATTATAATTGATGGTCTGGATCATATTGGAAGAGTATATAATTTTCATAAATCGTTACTACTCAGGCATTGACATACTAGCCTAATAGATTATTGGTAATATCTGATTGATGCAATTAGTGCCTCAAATCCATTATAATTATAACACACATAAATAATTGATGGTAATTATAATGAGTGAAAAAGATATCATAAAAATATATAATGAAGGCATTGACGCTGTCGTAGGGCTAGTAAAGAGTTTAAGCGGGCAGATATCAGAATTATCTACACAGGTTAATAGGCTTAACGTTAGGGTTACTGAGCTAGAGGCCCAGCTTAATAAAAACAGCAGCAATAGTAGCAAGCCCCCATCATCTGACGGGCTAAAGAAGAAGCCTAAAAACAACCGTAAAAAATCCGGTAAACCAACAGGTGGTCAACCCGGTCATGAGGGTAAGACCCTTGAAAAGGTTAAAAACCCGGATGAGGTTGTTGATATAAAGCCCGAACACTGCGAGTGTGGTTACAACTTAAAGGGGATTAAAGGAACTATCCGCACTAGGCAAGTATTTGAAATACCTGTAATAAAGATAAAGGTTACCGAATATAAAACCCATGAAATAGAATGTCCCGAATGCGGAAAGGTTCATAAAGGCCAATTCCCTGAAGGAGTAAACCAGCCTGTCCAATACGGTGAGAACCTCCAGGCGCTAATGTCATACCTAACAAACTATCAGCTGATTCCCCTTGAAAGAGCCGCTGAGCTTATCAGAGATCTTACGGGTCATAATATTAGTCAAGGCACTTTGGTTAGTATTAACAGGCGTCTTGAAAAGAATCTTGAAGGGTTTGAGAATGCGGTAATAGGTCAGCTTATAGACGCAGATGTAGCGCACTTTGATGAGACCGGTATGCGCTCAGACAAGAAGACAAAGTGGGTTCATAGCGCATCAACGGATAAGCTTACCTACTATGTTATCCATGATAAAAGGGGCGCTGATGCCAGTAAGGATATTGGTATACTTCCCGAGTTTCAGGGTACGGCAGTCCATGACCACTGGAAATCCTATTATACTTACACTGACTGCACCCATGCCGAATGCAATGCCCATCATCTAAGAAATCTAAAAGGCATTCATGAGAGCTATGGCCATGAATGGGCAAATGAGATGTCAGGGCTCCTAATTGAAATCAAGGAGCGCGTAGAAAGCCTAAAGGAACAAGGGATAGACTCAATGCCTTCCGATGAAATCAAAGCCTATATAGGAAGATATGACGATATCATCGCTAAGGGTAAGGAAGAGAACACCTTAAAAACTGGCAATCTTGTATCAGAAAAGACAGGTAAGCCTAAGAAAGGTGAGTCTCTTAACCTTTTAGAGAAACTTGAGAAATACAATCTTGAGACCCTCGCATTTATGCTAGATTTCGATATCCCTTTCGACAATAATCGCGCAGAAAGAGATATTAGGATGGTGAAGCTAAGACAGAAAATCTCAGGGTGCTTTCGCGGGGATGAAGGTGCGAATACGTTTTGCAGGATAAGGAGTTATATATCGACATGCAGAAAAAACGGAATGAGGGTGTTAGAATCACTAGTCAATGCCATAAAAGGAGATGCCTTTATTCCTCAAAATTCTCTTTAATATTCAATTGTTAGATGTGGGGGGATGTCTATATATCTCTTTATTAGAGTTGCACTTTTTTTAATATATGGGGTCAATGACCATGGTCATATATTAACATAGGATAACTCCAAATGGGAACGCCTGAGTAGTAACCATAAATCAATAATTAAAGAGGTTGATACCGAAATTATAAAAGTGATATCGGAATTAGTGTTTCCTGAGAATGTTAGGATAATCTTGGCATCACAACCTGTTAAAGATGTTACTAAACTAACTGATAATGGCTATAAAATATACAATGTAGAAGCATGGGATAAAAGTGATATTGAGAGATTATTGATAAATAATAATCTTGAGAATATCAATTTAGATTGGAATCTTAAACTGTCAGATTTATTAATGAAAAAGAGTAATGGGAATCCGTTATATTTAACTTATCTTATTAGTGAGATAAAACGCTATAGCCCTGCTGTTATATCAGTTGATCTAATAGAGTGTTTTCCACCATATAGTAGTAATTTATCTGGCTATTATGATTACATAATGTCAAAAATACCAGAAAGTGAAAAAATTCCGCTTATATTATCTGGTGCACCATTTTATTTAACTAAAGAGGAATTAATGGAGATTACTGGTTTAGGACAAATTGTAGGACAGAGTCTAGAAACAATACAAAGTATACTGAAATTTAATGCATGTAATGGCGGTTATACAATATATCATGAAAGTTTTAGAAGGTATATAGTGGAATCATTAGAAAAAAAGAAGTTAATGTAGCAGTAGCAATCTACAAAGATTTAATCGAATGGCTTAAGAATAAAGGGTTTTATAAAAACAGAAAATCTTATTTAAATCTATTAGTTCTATTATTTGAATCAAAAAGGTATGATGAAATTTTAGCGTATTGTAATAAAGAGTTTGTAGTGGACAGTATATTTTATGGCAATAACATCAGTTCTCTGAAACGTAATTTTGATATATTAATAAAAACTGCTTGCATTCAGAAGGATTATGGTTCCTTAATTGTTTGCACTGAGTTAAACAATATGATTTATAGTTTAGAATATTCTTTTGATGAAAATTCAGAATTGTATTATTGGGCACTAGGTTTAATTCATGGTTTTGATACGCTTAGAAATATATTATTATATGAAGGCAAAATGGCTCTTGATCTGAATAATGGATTGAAAGTCTGTTATCTATGCTCAAAAAATGATTTTATTCCGGAATGGGAACCATATATAAAATTATTAGTAGAATCTATAAAATCAAATAATAGAAAAAGTTTGGAAAATAAATTAAAAGATTATAGATACTATATTTGTGCATGCTTAGATATGGAGCGGAAGATGGAAGATGTACTAGCTAAGATTTGCGATAAACAAGCGTTTGAATATAGAAAAATAGTAATTGAGGAGTATCATAGAAGGGACTTGCTTGATAATCTTATTGAGATTATTAGGGTGATACCTAATAACCAATGTTGGAAACAAAGTCTAACTGATTATTTAGGTAATGAAAGCATTGATGAATGTTTTATTACATCTATATTTGAAAAATTAAAAGTTTCAGATTCATATTCTGAAGAAACAATGTCATCATTAAGGTTCTATGTAGATAACATAAAATTCATAATAAAACATAAAGAATATGAGTTAGATAGGTTCATTGATGAAATAAAAGATCGAAATTGGTATTATAATTGGTTGATATTTATTGCTGAAGTTAACAGAGTTATTCTAAAAAAAGACTTTAACAATAAAGATTTTGAATCTAATCTTTGTGATGCATATTTATGGCTAATTAATGATGTAGACCCTTTCAAAGGAAAACCGCGGACATGTGACTTATACAATTATGAAAGTATTATATATGAGACAATCAAGTCGCCAATGGCTTATATAAAAACAGAAGAAGCATGGAAGAAAATAATAGAAATTGTTTCGACAATGTCTAAAGAAACCATGACTTTATTACAAGGATCAACAGGAGGGCCGTTACCAACATACAAACTATTTAATTTGTTTTTAGAAATCGCAAACGAACAGAATAATAAAGTTATTATGGATATTTTCAATGAAAAAATTTCAAGCGAAGATAAAAATAGGCTTTATTTTTATCTTGCAGATTACAGTTTCAAATATGCTATTCTTCTATCTAAAGCGAGAAAAGACGATAAAGCCCGGAAACAATTTAGAGAAGGTGTAAAGTATTTATTGTCATATTCTTTCCGTAAGGATCGCACACTAAGTCATCTTCTTGATAGTGTGGAAAGCAC
It encodes the following:
- a CDS encoding NACHT domain-containing protein; amino-acid sequence: MGLGDAYKGYEYQDLLSALFIIEQLLLTNNAKFKIDKKESKNDKFDDITIISANEVFKRQIKYSEDKILKKADFSSASYDLALDTLFKSWKETAGSKNIDCRLCLAWEYIEDSQELDFLEEVDCYNLYEDNNVKFLKTNIDKIWMRGELPASTWKRLRSQAKTINREEFASFLNNLIIEVNLPKASYDISNPGKLERLVISKLKKFGVGKYPNHLKEVDDVLLRLTHIIKSSRARGEELNLSTIVYRLGLKCDFGNIQQSFEIDNDINVVNESRCQDFYKFILANQKTILIGEPGSGKSWFLQNFIKFLESHSVKIVQHYCYTSMDDVYEKERITVNVFLANLINDIISAYPYLAEYKNTKFGVDVKELQILLDIVQEEVVIIIDGLDHIGRVYNFHKSLLLRH
- the tnpC gene encoding IS66 family transposase; protein product: MSEKDIIKIYNEGIDAVVGLVKSLSGQISELSTQVNRLNVRVTELEAQLNKNSSNSSKPPSSDGLKKKPKNNRKKSGKPTGGQPGHEGKTLEKVKNPDEVVDIKPEHCECGYNLKGIKGTIRTRQVFEIPVIKIKVTEYKTHEIECPECGKVHKGQFPEGVNQPVQYGENLQALMSYLTNYQLIPLERAAELIRDLTGHNISQGTLVSINRRLEKNLEGFENAVIGQLIDADVAHFDETGMRSDKKTKWVHSASTDKLTYYVIHDKRGADASKDIGILPEFQGTAVHDHWKSYYTYTDCTHAECNAHHLRNLKGIHESYGHEWANEMSGLLIEIKERVESLKEQGIDSMPSDEIKAYIGRYDDIIAKGKEENTLKTGNLVSEKTGKPKKGESLNLLEKLEKYNLETLAFMLDFDIPFDNNRAERDIRMVKLRQKISGCFRGDEGANTFCRIRSYISTCRKNGMRVLESLVNAIKGDAFIPQNSL